One window from the genome of Bacteroidales bacterium encodes:
- the ftsZ gene encoding cell division protein FtsZ → MTIKFDMQSNTPSIIKVVGVGGGGSNAVNHMYDQGIKGVDFIVSNTDQQALHMSPVPNKIQLGASLTEGLGAGAIPDTGKKAALETIDEIKEILQKNTKMVFITAGMGGGTGTGAAPVIAQVAKEMGILTVGIVTIPFSFEGKKRKQQAEAGLEEMRKYVDTLLVICNDKLRELYRDLKLSEAFHRADDILTVAAKGIAEIITVSGYINVDFNDVNTVMRNSGAAIMGTGIAEGEDRAVKAVEMALSSPLLNDNDINGAQNILLYIASGKEEITMDEVSEITSYIQSAAGMTAEIIWGNGNDDSLGDNISVTLIASGFKQDINSEFMSNDTKQQERKVRDLDEKIQKTENIAPVVENEMKLIKKDTEQEDKYSGVKTSDEQKNIKEESHSVINFVGEESPVQVELKIEDNDFGMFKYIKQVETVTSHVNEPLKQDYNEFNPNVPKKELDKTDKDLLKYKSTGRVSDLRELSQKIKNQEGLKEIEDKPAYLRRNFPMVDNKPSSESEISNLSLGETSDKKTDIKPNSYLHDNVD, encoded by the coding sequence ATGACAATAAAATTCGATATGCAAAGTAATACACCTTCAATCATTAAAGTTGTTGGTGTCGGTGGTGGTGGCAGCAATGCCGTTAATCATATGTATGACCAGGGAATAAAAGGTGTGGATTTTATAGTATCGAATACTGACCAGCAAGCGTTGCATATGAGCCCGGTTCCCAACAAAATACAACTGGGAGCTTCTTTAACAGAAGGCTTAGGCGCCGGAGCAATTCCTGATACAGGGAAAAAAGCAGCTCTGGAAACCATTGATGAAATAAAAGAAATATTACAAAAAAATACTAAAATGGTATTTATTACTGCCGGTATGGGAGGCGGAACCGGAACCGGAGCTGCTCCCGTTATCGCACAGGTGGCAAAGGAAATGGGAATATTAACTGTGGGGATAGTTACCATTCCGTTTTCATTTGAAGGGAAAAAAAGAAAACAACAGGCAGAAGCCGGACTGGAAGAAATGAGAAAATATGTGGATACTTTATTGGTGATATGCAATGATAAACTCAGGGAGTTATACCGCGACCTGAAACTTTCTGAGGCTTTTCATCGGGCGGATGATATTCTTACTGTTGCAGCCAAAGGAATTGCTGAAATTATTACTGTTTCGGGGTATATTAATGTGGATTTTAATGATGTGAATACTGTAATGCGCAACAGCGGAGCTGCCATCATGGGAACAGGTATTGCCGAAGGAGAGGACCGTGCAGTAAAAGCGGTGGAAATGGCTCTCTCCTCACCCTTGTTGAATGATAATGATATCAATGGTGCTCAAAACATTTTACTTTATATTGCTTCCGGTAAAGAAGAAATTACTATGGACGAAGTTTCGGAAATAACTTCATATATTCAATCGGCTGCAGGGATGACTGCAGAAATAATTTGGGGAAACGGCAATGATGACAGCCTTGGCGATAACATTAGCGTTACACTTATTGCCTCTGGATTTAAGCAGGACATCAATTCAGAATTTATGTCGAATGACACAAAACAACAGGAGAGAAAAGTCAGGGACCTGGATGAAAAAATACAAAAAACAGAAAATATAGCACCTGTTGTTGAAAATGAAATGAAATTGATAAAAAAAGACACTGAGCAAGAAGATAAATATTCAGGTGTTAAAACTTCAGATGAACAAAAAAACATCAAAGAAGAATCACATAGTGTCATTAATTTTGTGGGAGAAGAAAGCCCTGTACAGGTTGAACTGAAAATAGAAGATAATGATTTTGGAATGTTCAAATATATTAAACAAGTTGAAACAGTAACCTCACATGTTAATGAGCCACTAAAACAGGATTATAATGAGTTCAATCCTAATGTGCCAAAAAAAGAACTGGATAAAACGGATAAAGATTTGTTGAAATATAAAAGTACAGGTAGGGTGAGTGATTTGCGTGAATTAAGCCAGAAAATTAAAAATCAGGAGGGGTTAAAAGAAATTGAAGATAAGCCTGCATACTTACGCCGCAATTTTCCGATGGTAGATAACAAACCTTCCTCTGAATCTGAAATTTCAAACCTTTCATTAGGTGAAACGTCCGATAAAAAAACCGACATCAAGCCAAATTCATATTTGCATGATAATGTAGATTGA
- the mqnC gene encoding dehypoxanthine futalosine cyclase, with protein sequence MCKFVSMNVCTILDKALKIQVISKAEAIYLYKEALLPELIYTANEIRKKKHPGNYVGWIIDRNVNITNVCFSQCLFCNFCRKKNDKDAFITTLEQYKQKIEELFSLGGNQLLLQGGMHPELGLKFYTDLFKTLKKQFPLLKLHALGPPEIKFIAKKEKQSYRFVLEDLMEAGLDSLPGAGAEILSDRVRKIISPAKCTSEEWLEIMHVAHQLNLPTSATMMFGHIETPEERIEHLIRIREIQDEKPENSYGFLSFIAWPFQHKGTVLSKKFRIENLISANDYIRLIAMSRIILDNIPNIQPSWLTVGVPVAQLCLHAGANDFGSVMIEENVVSKAGATYRMNKNEMISAIENAGFKPRNRNQKFEYF encoded by the coding sequence ATGTGTAAATTTGTCAGTATGAATGTATGCACCATACTTGATAAAGCTTTAAAAATACAAGTCATATCAAAAGCCGAAGCTATTTATTTATACAAGGAAGCTTTGTTGCCGGAGCTTATTTATACTGCCAATGAGATAAGAAAGAAAAAACATCCGGGAAATTATGTTGGCTGGATTATAGACCGGAATGTAAATATAACAAATGTCTGTTTTTCTCAGTGCCTTTTTTGTAATTTCTGCAGGAAGAAAAATGATAAAGATGCCTTTATAACAACTTTGGAACAATACAAACAAAAAATTGAAGAATTGTTTTCGCTTGGAGGTAATCAATTGTTGTTGCAGGGAGGTATGCATCCTGAACTGGGTTTAAAATTTTATACAGATTTATTTAAAACACTTAAAAAACAATTTCCTTTATTGAAGTTGCATGCTTTAGGACCGCCCGAAATAAAATTCATTGCAAAAAAAGAGAAACAATCATATCGGTTTGTCTTAGAAGATTTAATGGAGGCAGGGCTTGACAGCTTGCCCGGAGCCGGAGCTGAAATTCTTTCCGACAGGGTAAGAAAAATAATATCTCCTGCAAAATGCACTTCAGAAGAATGGCTTGAAATCATGCATGTTGCTCATCAACTGAACTTACCTACTTCTGCAACTATGATGTTTGGCCATATTGAAACTCCGGAGGAGAGAATAGAACACCTGATCCGAATTCGTGAAATCCAGGACGAAAAACCTGAGAACTCTTATGGTTTCTTATCTTTTATTGCATGGCCTTTTCAACACAAAGGAACTGTTTTGAGTAAAAAATTCAGAATTGAAAATTTAATTTCAGCCAATGATTATATAAGGCTGATAGCAATGAGCCGCATTATTTTAGATAATATTCCCAATATACAACCTTCTTGGTTAACAGTAGGCGTCCCGGTGGCACAGCTTTGTCTGCATGCAGGTGCCAATGATTTTGGCTCGGTGATGATAGAAGAAAATGTAGTTTCAAAGGCAGGAGCAACATACCGTATGAATAAAAACGAAATGATTTCCG
- the murG gene encoding undecaprenyldiphospho-muramoylpentapeptide beta-N-acetylglucosaminyltransferase, translating into MGTDKKFIISGGGTGGHVFPAIAIANAVKAKCPSAEILFVGAKGRMEMEKVPEAGYQIIGLNISGIQRKLTLKNISTFFKLIGSLVKAKKIIKQFKPDIVIGVGGYASGPVLRVASNLKIPTLIQEQNSYPGITNRILSKNVNRICVAYEGMEKYFPEEKIILTGNPVRQDIYVLDGKKEMGLKIFGLDNTKKSILVVGGSLGARTINEAILNGLELFKKNNIQLIWQTGKAFFATAQQACNDFKDAGIAAYAFITRMDYAYASADLVISRAGAIAISEICVTKKPAILIPSPNVAEDHQTKNALSLSKKTAAILVKDNEARDILVKEAIGLINDKQMCEKIVSNITRFAHKNAADSIADIILDMIKKQE; encoded by the coding sequence ATGGGGACTGATAAAAAATTTATAATAAGTGGTGGCGGTACTGGTGGCCATGTGTTTCCTGCAATTGCAATTGCAAATGCTGTTAAAGCAAAATGTCCTTCTGCAGAAATACTTTTTGTTGGAGCTAAAGGACGCATGGAAATGGAAAAAGTTCCCGAAGCAGGTTACCAGATTATTGGATTAAATATAAGTGGAATACAACGGAAACTCACATTAAAAAATATTTCCACTTTTTTCAAATTAATTGGGAGTCTGGTAAAAGCAAAAAAAATTATTAAACAATTCAAACCGGATATAGTTATTGGTGTGGGTGGTTATGCAAGCGGACCCGTATTAAGGGTGGCATCAAACCTGAAAATACCTACATTGATTCAAGAACAAAACTCATATCCCGGAATAACAAATAGAATTTTATCAAAAAATGTTAACAGGATCTGTGTTGCCTATGAAGGTATGGAAAAGTATTTTCCTGAAGAAAAAATTATATTGACAGGCAATCCGGTCAGGCAGGATATTTATGTTTTAGATGGGAAAAAAGAGATGGGGCTGAAAATTTTTGGGCTTGATAATACAAAAAAATCAATTCTGGTTGTTGGAGGTAGTTTGGGGGCACGCACAATAAATGAAGCAATTCTAAATGGATTGGAATTATTTAAAAAGAACAATATTCAATTGATATGGCAAACAGGAAAAGCTTTTTTTGCCACCGCACAACAAGCATGTAATGATTTTAAGGATGCTGGGATAGCAGCTTACGCTTTTATTACCCGTATGGATTATGCTTATGCTTCCGCAGATTTGGTGATTTCAAGAGCCGGAGCTATTGCCATATCAGAAATTTGTGTAACTAAAAAACCTGCAATACTTATCCCGTCGCCAAATGTGGCAGAGGATCATCAAACAAAGAATGCATTGTCATTATCTAAAAAAACGGCTGCAATCCTTGTGAAGGATAATGAAGCCAGAGATATACTTGTCAAAGAAGCTATTGGGTTGATAAATGATAAACAGATGTGTGAAAAAATCGTTAGCAATATTACACGTTTTGCACACAAAAATGCAGCGGATAGTATTGCCGATATAATCTTGGATATGATAAAAAAACAAGAATAA
- the mraY gene encoding phospho-N-acetylmuramoyl-pentapeptide-transferase, with amino-acid sequence MFYYLFDYIDKQFDFPGAGVFQYISFRAAMSIITSLFISLIVGKWIIKYLRKKQVGETVRDLGLQGQIEKQGTPTMGGIIILCAILIPTLLFAKLHNIYIILMIITTIWLGIIGFIDDYIKVFKKNKKGLAGKFKILGQIGLGVIVGMTMYFSESVVIRERADINLKENLVNTNSIFKVENFSESSKIYSKETIKSSKTTIPFVKNNEFDYSNLIAWMGNGYQKWVFLIFILIVIFIIAGVSNGANLTDGLDGLATGTSAIIGVTLAIFAYVSGSMVFANYLNIMYIPNSGELVVFISAFIGACIAFLWYNSYPAQIFMGDTGSLALGGIIAVFAIVIRKELLIPLFCGVFLIQSLSVILQVGYFKYTKKRFGEGRRIFKMAPLHHHYQKSGYHEAKIVMRFFIIGILLAVLSVITLKIR; translated from the coding sequence ATGTTCTATTATTTATTTGATTATATAGATAAGCAATTTGATTTCCCCGGAGCAGGAGTGTTTCAATACATTTCTTTCCGTGCAGCGATGTCAATTATTACTTCACTTTTTATTTCCCTGATTGTTGGGAAATGGATAATTAAATACCTTAGAAAAAAACAGGTTGGAGAAACCGTTAGAGACCTCGGATTGCAAGGTCAGATTGAAAAGCAAGGGACACCAACTATGGGCGGCATTATTATACTTTGTGCTATTCTTATTCCGACATTATTATTTGCGAAACTTCACAATATTTACATCATATTGATGATTATAACCACTATCTGGCTTGGGATTATTGGTTTTATTGATGATTATATCAAGGTGTTTAAAAAGAATAAAAAGGGCCTGGCCGGGAAATTTAAAATCCTGGGACAAATAGGCCTTGGAGTAATTGTGGGGATGACAATGTATTTTAGCGAATCTGTGGTAATTAGAGAACGAGCTGATATTAATTTGAAAGAAAACCTTGTAAATACAAATAGCATTTTTAAAGTTGAAAACTTTAGCGAATCATCAAAGATTTATTCTAAAGAAACTATAAAATCATCAAAGACAACCATTCCATTTGTTAAAAATAATGAATTTGACTATTCAAATCTGATTGCGTGGATGGGAAACGGTTATCAAAAATGGGTTTTTTTAATCTTTATACTTATTGTGATATTTATTATTGCCGGCGTTTCAAACGGGGCAAACCTGACAGACGGGTTGGACGGTCTGGCAACGGGCACTTCGGCAATTATAGGTGTTACTTTGGCCATTTTTGCTTATGTTTCCGGCAGTATGGTGTTTGCAAACTACCTGAACATCATGTATATTCCAAACTCCGGAGAACTGGTAGTATTTATAAGCGCTTTTATTGGTGCTTGTATTGCTTTTTTATGGTATAATTCATACCCTGCGCAAATATTTATGGGAGATACGGGAAGCCTTGCGTTGGGAGGTATCATTGCCGTTTTTGCTATAGTGATTCGCAAGGAATTGCTGATACCCTTGTTTTGCGGTGTTTTCCTGATACAAAGCTTGTCGGTTATATTGCAGGTTGGGTATTTTAAATATACAAAAAAACGTTTCGGGGAGGGAAGGCGAATATTTAAAATGGCGCCTTTGCATCATCACTACCAGAAGTCAGGCTATCACGAAGCAAAAATAGTAATGCGCTTTTTTATAATCGGAATATTGCTCGCGGTTTTATCTGTAATAACATTAAAAATTAGATAA
- the ftsA gene encoding cell division protein FtsA → MESSEIIVGLDIGTSKIAAIVGRRNEFNKIEILGYGTAESIGVKRGVVINIDNTIESIKAAVKEAELKSGVNIKCVNVGIAGQHIRSLQHRGNIIRNSMESTITQEDINQLIDNMYRLQTNPGEEIIHVIPQEYIVDKETGIKKPIGMAGASLEANFHIITGMVTAVKNIYRCVDRAGLEIVDQILEPLASADAVLSAEEKEAGVVLVDIGGGTTDIAIFQDDIIRHTAVIPLGGDIVTEDIKEGCTIIKKHAEKLKILYGSALASESKADEFVSIPGIQGRPAKEISMRNLAGIIQARMEEILEYVYNEIKSSGFERKLIAGIVLTGGGAQLKNISQLAEFITGMETRIGYPNQHLADNVAEAMALPMFATGVGLVLKGIEKQSKIIEPKVIKVDQIQNHSKRTKGSFFEAFFKKGKKFFDEDVK, encoded by the coding sequence ATGGAATCATCAGAAATTATTGTAGGACTTGATATCGGCACATCCAAAATTGCTGCTATTGTTGGCCGCCGTAATGAATTTAACAAAATTGAGATTTTAGGGTATGGCACCGCGGAATCCATAGGAGTGAAAAGGGGCGTGGTTATCAATATTGATAACACTATTGAGTCAATTAAAGCAGCTGTAAAAGAAGCTGAACTGAAATCAGGGGTAAATATTAAGTGTGTTAATGTTGGTATTGCCGGACAACATATACGAAGCTTACAGCACAGAGGTAATATTATTAGAAATTCGATGGAGAGTACCATTACACAGGAGGATATTAATCAGTTAATTGATAATATGTACCGCCTTCAAACAAACCCCGGTGAAGAAATTATTCATGTAATTCCCCAGGAATACATTGTTGATAAAGAAACCGGAATAAAAAAGCCAATAGGAATGGCCGGGGCAAGCCTGGAAGCAAATTTTCATATTATCACAGGAATGGTAACGGCCGTTAAGAACATTTATCGTTGTGTTGACCGTGCAGGGTTAGAGATTGTTGACCAGATTCTGGAGCCATTGGCATCTGCTGATGCCGTGCTTAGTGCTGAAGAAAAAGAAGCCGGGGTGGTATTGGTTGATATCGGAGGCGGCACAACCGATATTGCAATTTTTCAGGACGACATTATAAGGCATACTGCTGTTATTCCTCTTGGAGGCGATATTGTTACCGAAGATATTAAGGAAGGATGTACAATAATTAAAAAACATGCCGAAAAACTCAAGATATTATACGGTTCGGCACTTGCAAGCGAAAGCAAAGCCGACGAATTTGTATCCATACCGGGCATACAAGGAAGACCGGCAAAAGAAATCAGTATGCGCAACCTTGCCGGAATCATTCAGGCCAGAATGGAAGAGATACTGGAATATGTGTATAATGAAATTAAATCGTCGGGCTTTGAAAGAAAACTGATCGCCGGGATAGTACTTACAGGCGGCGGGGCACAACTAAAAAATATTTCCCAGCTTGCAGAGTTTATTACCGGCATGGAAACTCGTATTGGATACCCTAATCAACATCTTGCCGATAATGTGGCAGAAGCCATGGCATTACCCATGTTTGCAACTGGAGTAGGCCTGGTGCTTAAAGGTATTGAAAAACAAAGCAAAATCATTGAACCCAAAGTCATAAAAGTAGACCAGATACAAAACCATTCCAAAAGAACAAAAGGGAGTTTTTTTGAAGCGTTTTTTAAAAAGGGGAAAAAGTTTTTTGATGAAGATGTGAAATAG
- the murC gene encoding UDP-N-acetylmuramate--L-alanine ligase, whose product MHNTRKTYYFLGIGGIGMSALARYFKKQGCDVSGYDKTPSQLAKQLVEEGIDVHYEENIEKIPSQADLVVYTPAIPEDNKEYQFILKNGFLIKKRAEVLSELTNNLYSIAIAGTHGKTTITGMIAHILFSAGTPVNAFVGGIIKNYNSNLITCENAEIAVLEADEYDRSFLWLTPDIAIVSAMDADHLDIYSNKQNLQDNFRLFAQKIKENGNLLIKKDLDINANKNINSYRYSLQSKTDFYAKDIRIEDSHYCFTACLRGEEVPVLLQIPGMHNVENAMAAIAACFLAGVNSILIKKGIESFMGISRRFDIRYEKKNMVYIDDYAHHPEEMKAVISTLRDLYPGKKKTGIFQPHLFSRTLHFADEFAKTLDMLDEAILMEIYPARETPIEGVTSDMLLKKMIIDNKKILSENEICEFVRNNNIEVLITMGAGDIDRLVLPIEETLEKK is encoded by the coding sequence ATGCACAACACCCGAAAAACATATTACTTTTTAGGAATCGGAGGCATAGGCATGAGTGCTTTGGCAAGATATTTTAAAAAACAGGGTTGCGATGTAAGCGGTTATGATAAAACACCTTCTCAACTTGCAAAACAACTTGTGGAGGAAGGTATTGATGTGCATTATGAAGAAAATATTGAAAAAATCCCTTCTCAAGCGGATTTGGTGGTATATACTCCCGCAATCCCTGAAGATAATAAAGAATATCAGTTCATTTTAAAAAACGGGTTTCTTATTAAAAAGAGAGCAGAAGTTTTGAGTGAATTGACCAATAATTTGTATTCTATTGCTATTGCCGGAACTCATGGGAAAACTACCATAACAGGAATGATCGCGCATATTTTATTTTCAGCCGGAACACCTGTCAATGCATTTGTTGGAGGGATTATTAAAAACTATAATTCAAACCTTATAACATGTGAAAATGCTGAAATAGCTGTTCTGGAAGCCGATGAATACGACCGTTCGTTTTTATGGTTGACGCCAGATATAGCTATTGTTTCTGCGATGGATGCGGATCATCTGGATATTTATTCGAACAAACAAAATCTTCAGGATAACTTCCGTCTTTTTGCTCAAAAAATAAAAGAAAACGGAAATCTTTTAATTAAAAAAGACTTAGATATTAATGCAAACAAGAATATAAACTCGTACAGATATTCCCTCCAATCCAAAACGGATTTTTATGCTAAAGATATAAGGATAGAGGATTCGCATTATTGTTTTACGGCGTGTTTACGTGGGGAAGAAGTACCTGTTTTGCTTCAAATTCCTGGAATGCATAATGTTGAAAATGCGATGGCTGCCATTGCCGCCTGTTTTCTTGCAGGAGTGAATTCCATACTGATTAAAAAAGGTATCGAAAGTTTCATGGGTATCAGCAGGAGGTTTGATATCAGGTATGAGAAAAAAAACATGGTTTATATTGATGATTATGCTCATCATCCTGAAGAAATGAAAGCCGTAATATCAACTCTTCGAGATTTGTACCCCGGAAAAAAAAAAACCGGAATTTTTCAGCCGCACTTGTTTTCAAGGACATTACATTTTGCTGATGAATTTGCCAAAACGCTGGATATGCTTGACGAAGCAATTTTAATGGAAATATACCCTGCCAGGGAAACACCCATTGAAGGAGTAACTTCCGACATGTTACTGAAAAAAATGATAATTGATAATAAAAAAATATTAAGCGAAAACGAGATTTGTGAATTTGTAAGGAATAACAATATTGAAGTTCTAATTACCATGGGAGCAGGTGATATTGACCGGTTGGTTTTACCCATTGAAGAAACTCTTGAAAAAAAATGA
- the murD gene encoding UDP-N-acetylmuramoyl-L-alanine--D-glutamate ligase — MNPRIVILGGAESGTGAAVLARKKGFDVFVSDSGKISDKYKDVLLHNDIRYEEGGHSEGNCLNADEVIKSPGIPDDNSLLLKIRNRGTPIISEIEFAARFTKAVKVCITGSNGKTTTSTLAYHILKKAGLNVGLAGNVGQSFAGQVAEKKHDYYVLELSSFQLDHMYNFKADVAVIMNITEDHLDRYNWNFQNYVDSKFRIIQNMTGKDYFIYGADDKVLHEEINKRNTPASVIPFSLHSTYQRNGAYVKNNELVINIKSKKIKISMENYSLLGRHNLYNSMAAGIISRVFDIRKDIIKESLSEFRGIEHRLEFVTKVHGIEFYNDSKATNVNSTWFALESMTKPVIWIVGGLDKGNDYSALKDLVKSKVKAIVCLGTNNKKILKEFTPIVPVLKEATSAEEAVHTSYYLGVPGDIVLLSPACASFDMFKNYEDRGTQFKRAVYNL; from the coding sequence ATGAACCCCCGTATTGTGATACTTGGTGGTGCAGAAAGCGGAACTGGTGCGGCGGTACTGGCCAGAAAAAAAGGCTTTGATGTTTTTGTGTCAGATTCAGGAAAAATTAGCGATAAATATAAGGACGTTCTTTTACATAATGACATAAGATATGAAGAAGGAGGACATTCGGAGGGAAATTGCCTGAATGCAGACGAGGTGATAAAAAGCCCGGGAATACCCGATGATAATTCATTGCTGCTGAAAATCAGAAATCGCGGAACCCCGATTATTTCGGAAATAGAATTTGCAGCAAGGTTTACTAAAGCTGTAAAAGTATGTATTACGGGAAGTAACGGGAAGACAACAACAAGTACACTTGCTTATCATATTCTGAAAAAAGCAGGTTTAAATGTTGGATTAGCAGGCAATGTCGGTCAAAGTTTTGCGGGTCAGGTGGCCGAGAAAAAACATGATTATTATGTGCTGGAATTGAGCAGTTTTCAGCTTGACCATATGTACAATTTTAAAGCTGACGTTGCGGTGATAATGAACATTACGGAAGACCATCTGGACAGATACAATTGGAACTTTCAGAATTATGTGGATTCAAAATTCAGAATTATACAAAACATGACCGGCAAAGATTATTTTATTTATGGTGCAGACGATAAAGTACTTCATGAAGAAATAAATAAACGAAACACTCCGGCTTCTGTCATACCGTTTTCACTTCATTCGACTTATCAAAGAAATGGAGCTTATGTAAAAAACAATGAATTGGTTATTAATATTAAATCAAAAAAAATAAAAATATCAATGGAAAATTATTCATTACTTGGCAGGCACAATCTTTACAATTCTATGGCTGCAGGCATTATTTCAAGGGTTTTTGATATTCGCAAAGACATTATCAAAGAAAGCCTTTCCGAATTCAGGGGTATTGAACATCGCCTTGAGTTTGTGACAAAAGTTCACGGAATAGAGTTTTATAATGATTCAAAAGCGACCAATGTAAATTCAACATGGTTTGCCCTTGAAAGCATGACAAAACCTGTGATATGGATTGTGGGAGGCCTTGATAAAGGTAACGATTATTCTGCCTTAAAAGATTTGGTGAAAAGCAAAGTTAAGGCCATAGTATGTCTTGGAACTAATAATAAAAAAATATTAAAAGAATTTACACCGATAGTGCCTGTTTTAAAAGAAGCAACATCTGCTGAAGAAGCTGTTCATACCTCATATTACCTTGGCGTTCCCGGGGATATTGTTTTATTGTCTCCTGCCTGTGCCAGTTTTGATATGTTTAAAAATTATGAAGACAGAGGGACTCAATTTAAAAGAGCTGTTTACAATTTGTAA
- a CDS encoding GatB/YqeY domain-containing protein, with protein MSLELKINEDIKQAMLAKNKSLLDALRAVKSALLLAKSEKGNATVNEETEIKILQKLVKQRRESAEIYISQNRKDLADTELYQADIIQKYLPQQIGEDELTAIIKSIIAEVGATSMKDMGKVMGMAAKKLSGKADNKAISEKVKQILGI; from the coding sequence ATGAGCCTTGAATTAAAAATTAATGAAGATATTAAGCAGGCAATGCTTGCAAAAAATAAAAGCTTGCTGGATGCCTTACGTGCCGTAAAATCAGCATTATTACTTGCAAAATCTGAAAAAGGCAATGCAACAGTAAATGAAGAAACCGAGATTAAAATCCTTCAGAAACTTGTAAAACAACGCAGGGAAAGCGCTGAAATATATATTTCTCAAAACAGAAAAGATTTAGCAGATACCGAGCTGTATCAGGCCGACATCATTCAAAAGTATTTGCCCCAACAAATAGGAGAAGATGAATTAACAGCCATTATCAAAAGCATCATTGCGGAAGTTGGAGCAACATCAATGAAAGATATGGGCAAAGTGATGGGTATGGCAGCAAAAAAATTATCCGGAAAGGCTGATAATAAAGCTATTTCTGAAAAGGTAAAACAAATTTTGGGAATATAA
- a CDS encoding putative lipid II flippase FtsW, producing MKKLLSLVKGDKVIWVVVIILTMVSVLAVYSATGSLAYSKEVVPEQYLIKQILILIMGLVLMYFSHLIKYTHYSKISQIALFISVILLVITIFKGETEHEATRRLILPVINLKFQPSDFAKLAIIMYLARLLSRRQEEMSDFKKGFLPILIPIVVVCGLILLSNFSTSAILFATCLILIFVGRVRTKYILSLLAVMLVTGGMFYLIAKKVPGIGRFKTVESRIETFLGIKSEKTPDNVFQVNQAKIAIATGGIVGKFPGNSTQRNILPQAFSDFIFAIIIEEYGLIGAIVIIFLYLIILYRGIRIASKCDKFFGTLLCLGISFVIVFQAMINMGVTLDLLPNTGQTLPMISHGGTSIWLTSIGIGILLSISRANDELEKQKKQQEDNAEIKINTTNGD from the coding sequence ATGAAAAAACTTCTTTCATTAGTTAAGGGCGATAAGGTTATTTGGGTTGTTGTTATTATTTTAACTATGGTGTCTGTTTTGGCAGTATATAGCGCTACAGGCTCGCTTGCTTATAGCAAGGAAGTGGTTCCGGAGCAATACCTGATAAAACAAATATTAATTCTGATAATGGGTTTGGTATTGATGTATTTTTCACATCTGATTAAATATACACATTACTCAAAGATATCTCAGATAGCTTTGTTTATTTCCGTTATTCTGCTAGTAATAACAATATTTAAAGGGGAAACAGAACACGAAGCAACACGCAGGTTAATTTTGCCGGTTATTAATCTTAAATTCCAACCCTCAGATTTCGCAAAACTGGCAATTATTATGTATCTGGCACGCCTTCTTTCCAGAAGGCAGGAAGAGATGAGTGATTTTAAAAAAGGTTTTTTACCAATATTAATTCCTATTGTTGTGGTTTGCGGCTTGATTCTTCTTTCAAATTTTTCAACATCAGCTATACTATTTGCTACTTGTTTGATACTGATTTTTGTGGGCAGGGTAAGGACAAAATATATTTTATCTCTTCTGGCTGTAATGCTTGTTACAGGGGGAATGTTTTATCTGATAGCAAAAAAAGTTCCGGGTATCGGCAGGTTTAAAACAGTGGAAAGCAGAATTGAGACATTTTTAGGGATTAAATCAGAAAAAACCCCTGACAATGTTTTTCAGGTGAATCAGGCAAAAATTGCGATAGCAACAGGCGGGATTGTGGGGAAATTTCCCGGGAACAGCACTCAACGCAATATTTTACCGCAAGCGTTTTCTGATTTTATTTTTGCAATAATCATAGAGGAATATGGCTTGATTGGCGCTATTGTTATCATATTTTTGTATCTCATCATCTTATACAGGGGTATAAGAATCGCGTCTAAATGCGATAAGTTTTTCGGAACATTACTGTGTCTGGGAATAAGTTTTGTTATTGTTTTTCAGGCAATGATAAATATGGGAGTTACACTTGATTTGTTGCCGAATACCGGTCAAACACTTCCCATGATTAGCCATGGAGGTACATCCATTTGGCTGACCAGCATTGGCATAGGTATATTGCTAAGTATCAGCAGGGCCAATGATGAACTGGAAAAACAAAAAAAGCAACAGGAAGATAATGCGGAGATAAAAATAAATACTACCAATGGGGACTGA